The following is a genomic window from Deinococcus sp. LM3.
CCGCGCAAGCTGGGTCCGGTCACGGCCAGCTCGGTCAGCAGCGCCAGTGCGAACTCCAGGTTCCGTCCGCCCCGCCCGGCGCCGGGGGTGAGCGTGACGGTCGCCTCGCCGCCCGACAGCAGGACGACCGGGGGCGGCAGGGGCGTGCCGTGCGTCCGGATGGAGTGGATCACGGCGGCGTGAAAGGCCCCCAGGGACCGGGCCTCGCCCGTGAAGGTGTCGCCCAGGATGACGGCCCGGAGGCCGCGCGCCTCGATGAACGTGCGGGCCGCGTCCAGGAAGGTGCGGTTGGAACCGATGACCTCCCAGGTGGCGTTCGGCAGGTCGTGCGGCGTGTCGGGTGCGCCGGACCTCAGGTGCGCGCGGGCTTCCGGGGCGGGCAGCCCGTAGCGGTCCAGG
Proteins encoded in this region:
- a CDS encoding DUF4147 domain-containing protein, which produces HSLILSDVVGDEPAVIASGPTVPDPTTHADALAVLDRYGLPAPEARAHLRSGAPDTPHDLPNATWEVIGSNRTFLDAARTFIEARGLRAVILGDTFTGEARSLGAFHAAVIHSIRTHGTPLPPPVVLLSGGEATVTLTPGAGRGGRNLEFALALLTELAVTGPSLRGVHALSAGTDGQDGSSPPPARS